A stretch of the Rhizobium sullae genome encodes the following:
- a CDS encoding c-type cytochrome, translating into MRAISLLSTILTLFIIFGLAFFFLAWRPEIKPRNPSENARFDDALIAKGASLAAVGNCIACHTVPGKEAFSGGLKLPTPFGNIYSTNITPDDETGIGRWGEAAFQRAMREGVDREGNHLYPAFPYEHFTRVTDEDNKALYAFLMTRTPIKATAPENELPFLLQVRPILAGWKLLFFTKGAFAPDLQKSGEWNRGAYLAEGLGHCGACHTPRNALGAEDRSRHLGGGEAEGWQAYAINAESPSPIPWDKESLAFYLRHGYHAFHGVSRGPMAEVTGNLGALPDSDINAIAVYVASIMGEPAPERVQKAEQLKKQFVPDQDGMLTASIDENRASADLVAHPGAAIYGAACATCHESGRAAPFGGLNFNLSTAVNAANPQNIVNVVLFGLPPADGQTSAVMPGFAGALNDRQVADLLDFMRRRFTRRDAWLDLQQLVSRTRSGEYFVAVRPSEGIERAPANVGAKEAK; encoded by the coding sequence ATGCGAGCCATCAGCCTGCTCTCAACGATCCTTACCCTCTTCATCATTTTCGGTCTCGCATTCTTCTTTCTTGCCTGGCGCCCAGAAATAAAGCCTCGGAACCCGTCGGAGAACGCGCGCTTCGATGACGCGCTGATCGCCAAGGGAGCAAGCCTCGCGGCGGTCGGAAACTGTATCGCCTGTCATACGGTCCCGGGAAAGGAAGCTTTCTCCGGGGGTCTTAAACTCCCGACGCCTTTCGGGAACATCTATTCGACGAACATCACGCCGGATGATGAAACCGGCATCGGGCGCTGGGGTGAAGCTGCCTTCCAGCGCGCCATGCGCGAAGGGGTGGATCGGGAAGGCAATCACCTTTACCCGGCTTTCCCTTATGAACACTTTACCCGCGTCACCGATGAGGACAACAAGGCACTCTATGCCTTCCTGATGACGCGTACGCCGATCAAGGCAACGGCACCGGAAAATGAGTTGCCGTTCCTGCTCCAAGTGCGGCCGATCCTTGCCGGCTGGAAGCTGCTCTTCTTCACCAAGGGAGCTTTCGCGCCCGATCTGCAGAAAAGCGGCGAATGGAACCGCGGTGCCTATCTTGCGGAAGGCCTCGGCCATTGCGGCGCCTGCCATACGCCGCGAAACGCCCTCGGCGCCGAAGATCGCAGCAGACACCTCGGAGGCGGTGAGGCGGAAGGCTGGCAGGCTTATGCAATCAATGCCGAAAGCCCGTCGCCGATCCCGTGGGACAAGGAGTCGCTCGCCTTTTATCTTCGCCACGGCTACCACGCGTTCCACGGTGTTTCGCGTGGTCCGATGGCGGAAGTCACGGGCAATCTCGGTGCGCTTCCCGATAGCGATATTAACGCGATTGCAGTCTATGTCGCCTCGATTATGGGCGAGCCGGCTCCCGAGCGTGTGCAGAAGGCCGAGCAGCTGAAGAAACAGTTCGTCCCAGACCAAGACGGGATGCTTACTGCGTCGATCGATGAGAACCGAGCCTCGGCCGATCTTGTCGCGCATCCGGGTGCCGCTATCTATGGTGCGGCTTGTGCCACCTGTCATGAGTCCGGCCGCGCGGCGCCGTTTGGCGGGTTGAACTTCAATCTCAGCACCGCCGTCAATGCCGCCAACCCGCAGAACATCGTCAATGTCGTGCTTTTCGGCCTGCCGCCTGCCGATGGTCAGACAAGTGCTGTGATGCCCGGCTTTGCTGGCGCATTGAACGACCGGCAGGTCGCCGATCTGCTGGATTTCATGCGCCGGCGCTTCACGAGACGCGACGCCTGGCTCGATCTGCAGCAGCTCGTCAGCCGCACACGTTCCGGCGAATATTTCGTCGCCGTCCGCCCCTCGGAAGGAATTGAGAGAGCGCCGGCCAATGTCGGCGCGAAGGAGGCGAAATGA
- a CDS encoding (2Fe-2S)-binding protein, whose product MTTLNVNGQIHEVDSEPDTPLLYVLRNDLELNAAKFGCGLGQCGACTVVVDGHAVLSCVTPLIVVEGKEILTVEGLGTAEKPGPLQAAFIEKQAVQCGFCIPGMMMSAAALLTKNAKPTDEEIRSALRTNLCRCGTHMRILAAIRRASELMEASGLAADGSAG is encoded by the coding sequence ATGACAACGCTCAACGTCAACGGACAAATCCATGAAGTCGACAGCGAGCCCGACACACCACTGCTTTATGTACTTCGCAACGATCTTGAACTCAACGCCGCGAAATTCGGCTGCGGCCTCGGCCAATGCGGAGCCTGTACCGTCGTGGTTGACGGCCACGCCGTGCTTTCCTGCGTGACGCCGCTCATCGTCGTCGAAGGCAAGGAAATCTTGACCGTAGAGGGGCTTGGAACCGCCGAAAAACCCGGCCCGCTGCAGGCGGCCTTCATCGAGAAACAGGCGGTGCAATGCGGCTTTTGCATTCCCGGCATGATGATGAGCGCAGCAGCGTTGCTGACGAAGAACGCTAAACCGACCGACGAGGAAATCCGGTCGGCGTTACGCACCAATCTCTGTCGCTGCGGCACGCATATGCGCATCCTTGCCGCCATCAGGCGCGCTAGCGAATTGATGGAAGCTTCCGGGCTGGCTGCCGATGGGAGTGCAGGATGA
- a CDS encoding xanthine dehydrogenase family protein molybdopterin-binding subunit, whose amino-acid sequence MGILTKHEITRRGLLAGTGALVVSFSAIRALAQDTPAAAHEKPKLPGSLDDDRYLDSWIRIDSDGKITVFTGKAELGQGIRTPLIQVAAEELEVEPGDITLVTADTGRTPDEGFTAGSQSMQNSGTAIRDAAAQVRELLIAGAGRRFNVPPEQLKAEKKSISAPDGRSVTYGELVTGQFLHLEAQPQSKLKPPDALSIIGRDVPRIDIPGKVTGAVAYVQDLRLEGMVHARVIRPPSYGAVLKDIDSTAAAAMAGIISVIRDGSFLAVVAEKEWQAVKAMRAIERAAHWDEPATLPDQTDLAAVLVALERDVGTVAESGIPSFPDGAIYEATFTRPYQMHGSIGPSCAVALLKAEGNLDIWSHTQGVFPDRTAIAQMLGLPEDTVRVIHMEGSGCYGHNGADDAAADAALIAMKIPGRPVRVQWMREQEHMWEPFGPGMVSKVRASLDANGRIDNWTYDLWSNTHSTRPGDAGALLAGRTKERPTPQKPPTLSINPNGSGDRNADPLYAIPNRRVLWHFIPDMPLRVSALRGLGAYANIFSIESTMDELAIAARADPVEFRLRHLEDDRASDVVKLAAEKFGWGRGEVPQGHGRGFAFARYKNHAAYLAVAMEAKVERETGRVQVLRAVAAIDSGQAVNPDGIRNQTEGGILQSISWTLYEAVTFDRTRITSTDWSSYPMLRFASVPESVEVHIIDRPGQPFLGTGEAAQGPACAAVANAIRNATGKRLVDLPLSRKRVKEAIGLG is encoded by the coding sequence ATGGGTATTCTTACCAAGCATGAAATCACCCGGCGTGGCCTACTTGCCGGCACCGGAGCACTCGTTGTCAGCTTCTCTGCAATCCGCGCGCTGGCGCAGGATACGCCGGCTGCGGCGCACGAAAAACCCAAGCTGCCGGGCAGCCTGGACGACGACCGTTATCTCGATAGCTGGATAAGGATCGATTCTGACGGCAAGATCACGGTATTCACAGGCAAAGCCGAGCTTGGGCAAGGTATCCGCACGCCGCTGATCCAGGTCGCCGCCGAGGAACTGGAAGTCGAGCCCGGCGACATCACGCTCGTGACAGCCGACACCGGACGCACGCCTGACGAAGGCTTTACGGCCGGCAGCCAGTCGATGCAGAACAGCGGCACCGCAATCCGCGATGCCGCCGCGCAGGTTCGCGAACTGCTGATTGCCGGGGCGGGGCGGCGCTTTAACGTGCCGCCTGAACAGCTCAAGGCGGAAAAGAAAAGCATTTCGGCTCCGGACGGCAGATCGGTGACCTATGGCGAACTGGTCACGGGCCAGTTCCTGCATCTCGAAGCCCAGCCGCAATCGAAGCTGAAACCGCCGGATGCGCTGAGCATCATCGGCCGCGATGTGCCGCGCATCGACATTCCCGGCAAGGTCACCGGTGCGGTGGCCTATGTGCAGGATTTGCGCCTCGAAGGCATGGTGCACGCGCGCGTTATACGCCCGCCGAGCTACGGCGCGGTGCTGAAAGACATCGATTCCACTGCGGCCGCTGCCATGGCCGGTATCATTTCCGTCATCCGTGACGGCAGTTTCCTTGCCGTCGTGGCGGAGAAAGAATGGCAGGCGGTGAAGGCGATGCGCGCCATCGAAAGGGCGGCCCATTGGGACGAGCCCGCGACGCTTCCTGACCAGACCGACCTGGCCGCCGTTCTCGTCGCCCTGGAAAGGGATGTCGGAACCGTGGCGGAATCCGGCATTCCGAGCTTCCCGGACGGCGCGATCTATGAGGCAACCTTCACGCGCCCTTATCAGATGCACGGTTCGATCGGCCCCTCCTGTGCGGTGGCGCTTCTAAAGGCCGAGGGCAACCTCGATATCTGGTCTCACACCCAGGGCGTTTTCCCCGATCGTACGGCGATCGCGCAAATGCTTGGCCTGCCGGAAGACACGGTGCGGGTCATCCATATGGAAGGCTCCGGCTGCTACGGGCACAATGGCGCGGACGACGCGGCAGCCGACGCAGCACTCATCGCCATGAAAATTCCCGGTCGCCCGGTACGCGTCCAGTGGATGCGCGAGCAGGAACACATGTGGGAACCTTTCGGGCCTGGCATGGTGTCAAAGGTTCGGGCATCGCTTGATGCAAACGGCAGGATCGACAACTGGACCTATGATCTGTGGAGCAATACGCACAGCACGCGCCCCGGCGATGCCGGCGCGCTGCTTGCCGGCCGCACCAAGGAGCGGCCAACGCCTCAAAAGCCGCCGACACTTAGTATCAATCCCAACGGCAGCGGCGATCGGAATGCCGATCCTCTCTACGCGATCCCGAACCGCAGGGTGCTTTGGCATTTCATTCCTGACATGCCGCTCCGGGTTTCGGCGCTGCGCGGCTTGGGTGCCTATGCCAATATCTTCTCGATCGAAAGCACCATGGACGAACTGGCGATCGCCGCCAGGGCCGATCCTGTCGAATTCCGCCTGCGTCACCTGGAAGATGATCGCGCCAGCGATGTCGTGAAGCTCGCGGCGGAGAAATTCGGCTGGGGAAGGGGCGAAGTGCCGCAGGGCCATGGCCGCGGCTTTGCTTTCGCCCGCTACAAGAACCATGCCGCCTATCTGGCGGTCGCCATGGAAGCCAAGGTCGAGCGCGAAACCGGGCGCGTGCAGGTGCTGCGCGCCGTCGCCGCCATCGACAGCGGCCAGGCCGTCAATCCTGACGGCATTCGCAACCAGACGGAGGGCGGCATCTTGCAATCGATCAGTTGGACGCTTTACGAAGCCGTCACCTTCGATCGCACGCGCATTACCAGCACCGATTGGTCGAGCTATCCGATGCTGCGCTTTGCAAGCGTTCCAGAAAGTGTCGAAGTGCATATTATCGACCGGCCCGGTCAGCCTTTCCTCGGTACAGGCGAGGCGGCGCAAGGACCGGCTTGTGCGGCAGTCGCCAACGCGATCCGCAACGCGACCGGGAAGCGGCTGGTCGATCTGCCGCTGTCGCGCAAGAGGGTGAAGGAAGCGATCGGTCTCGGCTGA